One window of Sphingobacteriales bacterium genomic DNA carries:
- a CDS encoding peptidoglycan DD-metalloendopeptidase family protein, whose amino-acid sequence MKLSGKISIPFFFRGIIFLLIILCFCSSNLLFAQKNNKASRTELQKKRKVLYEDMNNTKDILRTTRSEKKASLNELILVQKKIQNRNQIISNLAENLDLLDNRIADIEFQIDSLGIALEELQEDYAKSARNAYINRSDYHKLLFLFSAKNVNDAYRRMKYLDYYRQFRKDQVLSIYSTHETLKLKLADLQKEKDEHSHLLSSRQKERETLEAEKVNKDQLLKSLKTKEKQMEQKLREKQNALDDLNKQIKSLIAKATATNPKGATDDKKLKLDNSPEAQKLSATFASNKGKLPWPVEKGVITANFGTNPHPVLKNITTTNNGIDISTEPNANVRAVFDGKVSNILFNPTFQWAVIIKHGNYFTVYTNLKEPTVNKGDLVKTKETIGTVYFNEDENEAIVHLEVWESNNKMNPASWLYRK is encoded by the coding sequence ATGAAATTATCCGGTAAAATATCTATTCCTTTTTTCTTCAGAGGCATTATATTCTTGCTGATTATTTTGTGCTTTTGCAGCTCAAACCTCCTGTTTGCTCAAAAAAACAACAAAGCATCGAGGACTGAACTGCAAAAAAAACGCAAAGTGCTTTATGAAGACATGAACAACACAAAAGATATTCTCCGGACAACGCGCTCGGAAAAGAAAGCATCCCTGAACGAGCTAATCTTAGTTCAGAAAAAAATTCAGAACAGGAATCAAATCATTTCCAATCTGGCAGAAAATTTAGATTTGCTGGACAACCGCATTGCTGACATCGAGTTTCAAATCGATTCGCTGGGAATTGCTTTAGAAGAGTTGCAGGAAGATTATGCCAAATCGGCCCGGAATGCCTATATCAACCGGAGCGATTATCATAAATTGCTCTTTCTTTTTTCGGCAAAAAACGTAAATGATGCCTACCGGCGAATGAAATATCTGGACTATTACCGCCAATTCCGGAAAGATCAGGTACTCAGTATTTACAGTACCCACGAAACCTTAAAGTTAAAATTGGCCGACCTTCAAAAAGAAAAAGATGAACATAGCCATTTGCTAAGTAGCCGGCAGAAAGAACGGGAAACTTTGGAAGCTGAAAAGGTGAATAAAGATCAACTTCTGAAATCGCTGAAAACCAAGGAAAAGCAAATGGAGCAAAAACTTCGCGAAAAGCAAAACGCCCTTGACGACCTCAATAAACAAATTAAATCGCTCATTGCTAAAGCTACTGCTACAAATCCCAAAGGGGCAACTGATGACAAAAAACTAAAATTAGACAACAGCCCAGAAGCACAAAAACTTTCGGCAACATTTGCCTCAAACAAAGGGAAACTGCCTTGGCCTGTTGAAAAGGGAGTTATCACCGCCAATTTTGGTACCAATCCACACCCCGTGCTTAAAAACATCACCACCACCAACAACGGTATAGACATTAGTACAGAGCCTAATGCTAACGTTAGGGCGGTTTTTGACGGGAAAGTTTCTAATATTTTGTTCAATCCTACTTTTCAATGGGCGGTTATCATCAAGCATGGAAACTATTTTACAGTCTATACCAACCTAAAAGAACCAACTGTCAATAAAGGCGATCTTGTAAAAACCAAGGAAACTATCGGAACGGTTTACTTTAATGAGGATGAAAACGAAGCTATAGTGCATCTGGAAGTTTGGGAAAGCAATAATAAAATGAACCCTGCTTCCTGGTTATACCGAAAATAA
- a CDS encoding histidine phosphatase family protein — translation MKQIYFVRHAKSSWDHPGLADESRPLNDKGLRDAPKMGQFLHNQGLMPDAMISSPALRALTTAQLIAKELGFNSQNIEVQPLLYTFTMHVEPLLDFILLLPNQYQTVMLFGHNPTFSELASRFSNYSFKDEVPTCSVVAFEIQTTDWKKALSAPTNLLLYGYPKLLK, via the coding sequence ATGAAACAGATCTATTTTGTGCGCCATGCAAAATCAAGTTGGGATCATCCCGGTCTTGCAGACGAGTCAAGACCTTTAAATGACAAGGGATTAAGAGATGCACCAAAAATGGGGCAGTTTTTACACAATCAGGGCCTAATGCCTGATGCCATGATTAGCAGTCCGGCTTTGCGGGCTTTGACTACTGCACAACTGATAGCAAAAGAATTGGGTTTTAATTCGCAGAACATTGAAGTTCAGCCTTTGCTATATACCTTTACCATGCACGTCGAACCCTTGTTGGATTTTATCCTTCTATTGCCCAATCAGTATCAGACGGTTATGCTGTTTGGCCATAATCCCACTTTTTCAGAACTTGCAAGCCGGTTTTCCAACTATTCCTTTAAAGACGAGGTCCCTACCTGCAGCGTGGTTGCTTTTGAAATACAGACAACCGATTGGAAAAAAGCACTCTCTGCCCCTACAAACCTGTTATTGTATGGTTACCCCAAATTATTGAAGTAG
- a CDS encoding glycosyltransferase family 4 protein, translating to MEPTPINIRLLHVSTARTWRGGEQQIAYLVDELSKRSGLTQHIVCTRGSAMHRFCEEKGMSFSAITKVFSFNLFFAWRIKEICRRHQINLIHLHDPHAHQFGVLAADVFGNRIPMILSRRVDYPVKQGAYSRYKYNHHLIKRIICVSDAVKQVLLQAVSDPSKLIRVYSGIDLDKFSNPVPSGILRKTFQIPDNEYIIGNTGALSEQKDYLTFLDTARNLMDTGVKARFVIVGQGHLFRKLNEYAAEKGLLPHVIFTGFRSDVADVLAEFDLFLSTSIAEGLGTSIADAMACGIPVVATDAGGVREMVISEKTGLLVPARDSHALTLAVQRLLQNPEFAQQLSRHALLHIQQFSKEKTAANTYDIYQSVLSSP from the coding sequence GTGGAACCAACCCCGATAAATATCCGGCTTTTACATGTTTCGACCGCCCGAACCTGGAGGGGTGGTGAGCAGCAAATTGCATACCTTGTTGATGAGCTGAGCAAACGGTCAGGTCTTACCCAACATATAGTGTGTACGCGTGGTTCTGCCATGCACCGTTTTTGTGAAGAAAAAGGAATGTCATTCAGCGCAATCACCAAAGTATTCAGTTTTAACCTTTTTTTTGCATGGAGAATCAAGGAAATCTGCCGCCGGCATCAAATTAACCTTATTCACCTGCACGACCCACATGCGCATCAATTCGGAGTTTTAGCGGCTGATGTGTTTGGGAACAGGATTCCGATGATACTTTCAAGAAGAGTTGATTATCCCGTTAAACAGGGGGCTTATTCCCGTTACAAATACAATCACCACCTGATAAAGCGGATTATTTGTGTGTCTGATGCAGTTAAACAGGTATTGTTACAGGCAGTTTCCGACCCTTCAAAGCTGATTAGGGTGTATAGCGGAATTGATTTAGACAAATTTTCAAACCCCGTACCCTCAGGAATTTTGAGGAAAACATTTCAAATTCCCGATAATGAGTACATCATCGGAAACACCGGTGCTTTGAGCGAACAAAAAGATTATTTGACTTTTTTGGACACTGCCCGAAATTTGATGGATACCGGGGTAAAAGCAAGGTTTGTGATTGTAGGACAGGGGCATTTGTTCAGGAAACTGAACGAATATGCAGCGGAAAAAGGGCTGTTACCCCATGTCATTTTCACCGGATTTCGTTCAGATGTCGCCGATGTTTTGGCAGAATTTGACCTGTTTTTAAGTACCTCAATAGCAGAAGGCCTGGGCACATCAATTGCCGATGCTATGGCTTGCGGCATCCCTGTTGTGGCAACCGATGCCGGAGGGGTGAGAGAAATGGTAATTTCGGAAAAAACAGGGTTATTGGTTCCGGCTCGCGATAGTCATGCGTTAACTTTAGCCGTCCAACGGCTATTGCAAAATCCGGAATTTGCTCAACAGTTGAGTCGTCATGCGTTATTGCATATTCAACAGTTTTCAAAAGAAAAAACCGCAGCAAACACCTATGATATTTACCAATCGGTATTAAGTTCGCCCTGA
- the radC gene encoding DNA repair protein RadC — protein MEYIKMGIKSWAEEDRPREKLLLRGKESLTDAELLAILIGSGSKNETAVALCMRILKDAAENNLDELAKLDIAALRDFKGIGEAKAITIVAALELGRRRRLAQLGPKPAIKSSNDAFEVLQPRLGDLLHEEFWVLFLNRANIVVAAECVSSGGIAGTVADSKIIFKKAITYLASGIIAAHNHPSGNLKPSQADIQLTNKLSETGKLLEIPLLDHLIITNAGYYSFADEGIL, from the coding sequence ATGGAATATATAAAAATGGGCATCAAATCGTGGGCAGAAGAAGATCGCCCGCGCGAAAAATTGTTATTAAGGGGCAAAGAATCTCTGACCGATGCCGAGTTGTTGGCTATTTTAATCGGCTCCGGCTCAAAAAACGAAACAGCAGTAGCCCTTTGTATGAGAATTTTAAAAGATGCCGCCGAAAACAATCTGGACGAACTGGCAAAGTTAGATATTGCTGCTTTGAGAGATTTTAAAGGAATTGGCGAAGCAAAAGCCATCACGATTGTAGCCGCATTGGAACTTGGCAGACGAAGGCGACTTGCACAACTTGGCCCAAAACCGGCAATTAAAAGCAGTAATGATGCTTTTGAAGTTTTACAACCAAGACTTGGGGACTTGCTCCATGAAGAATTTTGGGTACTTTTTCTCAACCGCGCCAACATAGTAGTTGCAGCCGAATGTGTCAGTTCGGGAGGGATTGCCGGAACGGTGGCCGATTCTAAAATCATTTTCAAAAAGGCTATCACCTATCTTGCTTCCGGCATTATTGCTGCCCACAATCACCCTTCGGGAAACCTGAAACCCAGTCAGGCAGATATTCAACTGACTAACAAATTGTCTGAAACCGGTAAACTGCTCGAGATCCCTTTGTTGGACCATCTCATTATCACCAACGCAGGGTATTATAGTTTTGCAGATGAGGGTATTTTGTAG
- a CDS encoding glycerol-3-phosphate dehydrogenase/oxidase has product MELSRSFSVLNRQETLTKVQTTKYDLLVIGGGITGAGIALDAASRGMSVLLLEMQDFAAGTSSRSTKLIHGGLRYLKQLEVGLVREVGQERALLFQKAPHIVRPKKMLLPIIENGSLGINATSFGLYMYDWLAGVEKGERRSMHNKAETLELEPLLNEHKLLGSGLYFEYQTDDARLTIETLKTAVKFGATCLNYIEVTGFTYHPESGQINGVKAFDNLRQHALTVSAKKVVNAAGPWVDAVRDKDENVTGKRLHLTKGVHLVVPYHRLPLKQAVYFDALSDKRMIFAIPRGNTTYIGTTDTSYTGNLTRPQVNKADVAYILEAVNYMFPTVQLTFKDVESTWAGLRPLIHEDGKSPSDLSRKDEIFYTQKGLISIAGGKLTGFRKMAERVVDVVVKELYKTEGRSVKNCITNTITLSGGHFDLATSIEIYCDHLFAEFASSGISRSQLEYLVGLYGSNTPIVLDTLSLISRTNTKSLADRLLLAELNYCVNHEMVTNLNDFLIRRTGRLYFNRPETEDSVFMLLEELEDKLFLTKQQKLRYYQEFEQEFNAVVQFKEESEAPTKPV; this is encoded by the coding sequence ATGGAACTTTCCCGCTCCTTTTCTGTCCTGAACCGCCAGGAAACATTAACCAAAGTACAAACAACAAAGTACGATTTGTTGGTCATTGGCGGAGGCATTACCGGGGCCGGCATAGCCCTGGATGCTGCCTCGAGAGGGATGTCTGTTTTGTTGCTGGAAATGCAGGATTTTGCAGCAGGCACGAGCAGTCGCTCGACCAAGTTAATTCACGGCGGGCTGCGATATTTAAAACAATTAGAAGTAGGATTGGTGCGGGAAGTAGGACAGGAACGGGCTTTGCTTTTCCAGAAAGCCCCACATATAGTCCGGCCAAAAAAAATGCTCCTGCCCATTATCGAAAATGGCTCTTTGGGCATTAACGCTACTTCTTTCGGGCTGTATATGTATGATTGGCTGGCAGGTGTTGAAAAAGGGGAAAGGCGTAGTATGCACAACAAAGCAGAAACGCTGGAATTGGAACCCCTGTTGAACGAACATAAACTTTTGGGAAGCGGGCTATACTTTGAATACCAGACTGACGATGCCCGCCTGACTATAGAAACCCTTAAAACAGCCGTAAAATTTGGTGCTACCTGTCTGAACTACATAGAGGTAACCGGTTTTACCTACCATCCCGAATCCGGGCAGATTAACGGAGTTAAAGCCTTTGACAATTTGCGCCAACATGCCTTGACCGTTTCTGCTAAAAAGGTGGTCAATGCTGCCGGTCCTTGGGTTGATGCCGTTCGGGATAAGGACGAAAATGTTACCGGAAAACGGTTGCACCTTACCAAAGGAGTTCATCTTGTTGTACCTTATCACCGGTTGCCATTGAAACAGGCTGTTTATTTCGATGCACTTAGCGACAAGCGAATGATTTTTGCCATTCCACGAGGTAATACAACTTATATCGGTACAACCGACACCAGCTATACCGGAAACCTAACCCGACCGCAGGTCAACAAAGCAGATGTTGCATACATTCTGGAGGCAGTTAATTATATGTTTCCAACCGTACAACTTACTTTTAAAGATGTAGAGTCAACCTGGGCAGGGCTTCGACCCCTTATCCACGAAGACGGTAAATCTCCTTCGGACTTGTCCCGGAAGGATGAGATTTTTTATACCCAAAAGGGGCTGATTTCCATTGCCGGAGGCAAACTCACCGGTTTCAGAAAAATGGCAGAGCGCGTTGTTGATGTAGTAGTCAAAGAACTCTACAAAACTGAAGGCCGTTCTGTCAAAAACTGTATCACCAATACCATCACTTTGTCCGGTGGACATTTTGACCTGGCAACCAGTATTGAAATCTATTGCGACCATCTCTTTGCTGAATTTGCCTCCTCGGGCATCTCGCGCTCCCAGTTAGAATATTTGGTGGGGTTGTATGGATCCAATACTCCCATCGTATTAGATACTTTATCGTTGATTTCACGCACTAATACCAAAAGCCTTGCAGACAGGTTGCTGCTTGCTGAGTTGAATTATTGTGTGAATCATGAAATGGTAACCAATCTGAATGATTTCCTGATAAGACGGACCGGCAGGCTTTATTTTAACCGTCCTGAAACAGAAGATTCCGTTTTTATGCTGTTGGAAGAACTGGAGGACAAGCTTTTTCTTACCAAACAACAAAAACTGCGTTATTATCAGGAGTTTGAACAGGAGTTCAATGCCGTTGTTCAGTTCAAAGAAGAATCAGAAGCTCCTACAAAGCCGGTCTGA
- a CDS encoding glycosyltransferase family 2 protein, which produces MSPHPVNISAVIITFNEADNIGACIDSLSGVADEIIVVDSYSTDATSEICHQKGVHFVQHKFEGHIEQKNYALTLAKYPYILSLDADEVLSELLRKSILEVKQHPDYDGYYLNRLNNYCGRWIRYGNWYPDRKLRLWNKTKGQWGGVNPHDRLIMDLGATTSGLNGDLMHYTIKSVAQHLGQINKFSSIRAEQLFKQGKKPTLYFLWCKPMVSFIWSYFVKLGFLDGYFGFIISFNSAYAVFLRYAKLKELWNQPR; this is translated from the coding sequence ATGTCACCTCATCCTGTAAACATTTCGGCGGTCATCATTACCTTTAATGAAGCAGACAATATAGGAGCTTGTATAGATTCTTTGTCAGGTGTTGCCGATGAAATTATCGTGGTCGATTCGTATTCTACAGACGCTACCTCGGAAATTTGCCATCAAAAAGGAGTTCATTTTGTACAACACAAATTTGAAGGGCATATTGAACAAAAAAATTACGCACTGACTTTGGCCAAATACCCCTATATTTTGTCATTAGATGCCGATGAGGTACTTTCCGAATTGCTCAGGAAGAGTATTCTTGAGGTAAAACAGCACCCGGATTACGATGGTTATTACCTCAACCGGTTAAACAATTACTGTGGTCGTTGGATCAGGTATGGCAACTGGTATCCCGACCGCAAACTGCGTTTGTGGAACAAAACCAAAGGGCAATGGGGGGGAGTAAATCCACACGACCGGCTTATCATGGATTTAGGGGCAACAACTTCGGGTCTAAATGGGGATTTAATGCACTATACCATTAAATCAGTTGCCCAGCATTTAGGGCAAATCAACAAATTCAGCAGTATCAGAGCTGAACAGTTGTTTAAACAAGGTAAAAAGCCCACCCTTTATTTTCTTTGGTGTAAACCAATGGTCAGTTTTATCTGGTCTTATTTTGTTAAACTCGGGTTTTTAGATGGTTATTTTGGTTTTATCATCAGTTTTAACTCTGCTTACGCTGTTTTTTTGCGCTATGCTAAACTTAAAGAACTGTGGAACCAACCCCGATAA
- the queA gene encoding tRNA preQ1(34) S-adenosylmethionine ribosyltransferase-isomerase QueA, whose protein sequence is MKLSEFNFNLPKELIAQYPAEVRHESRLMVVNRKTGTIEHRIFKDVLNYFDDGDVMVINNTKVFPARLYGKKEKTGAKIEVFLLRELSPTNRLWDVLVDPARKIRVGNKLYFGDNDELVAEVVDNTTSRGRTIRFLFNGTNEEFRAILGVLGSTPLPKYIKRKPEDIDKERYQTVYAKEEGAVAAPTAGLHLSTELMKRLAIKGIDFAEVTLHIGLGTFRPIEVEDLSKHKMEAEYYSIPDETAEMVNRAKEKGNKVCAVGTTSVRTLESSVSATNLLKPSSGWTNLFVYPPYEFKVVDCLITNFHLPQTSLIIMVCAYAGFDLIMKAYEEAVKEKYQFFSYGDAMLIL, encoded by the coding sequence ATGAAACTATCCGAATTTAATTTCAATTTACCTAAAGAACTAATTGCGCAGTATCCTGCTGAAGTAAGACACGAATCACGGTTGATGGTAGTTAACCGCAAAACCGGCACCATCGAGCATCGCATATTCAAGGATGTGCTCAATTATTTTGACGACGGCGATGTCATGGTCATCAATAATACCAAAGTGTTCCCTGCCCGTCTTTACGGAAAAAAAGAAAAAACAGGTGCAAAAATCGAAGTCTTTTTACTCAGAGAACTCAGCCCTACCAATCGCCTTTGGGATGTGTTGGTTGACCCTGCCCGCAAAATCAGAGTAGGCAATAAGCTATATTTTGGTGATAATGACGAGTTGGTTGCTGAAGTGGTTGATAATACTACTTCAAGAGGCCGCACCATCCGGTTTTTATTCAACGGGACAAACGAAGAATTCAGAGCCATTTTGGGAGTTTTGGGAAGTACTCCGCTTCCAAAATATATCAAACGCAAACCCGAAGACATAGACAAAGAGCGCTATCAAACTGTTTATGCCAAAGAAGAAGGAGCAGTGGCAGCACCTACAGCAGGGTTGCACCTTAGTACCGAACTTATGAAAAGATTGGCCATTAAGGGAATTGATTTTGCAGAGGTAACCCTGCATATTGGGTTGGGTACTTTCAGACCTATTGAAGTGGAAGACCTCTCTAAACATAAAATGGAAGCAGAATACTATAGTATTCCGGATGAAACTGCTGAAATGGTTAACCGCGCCAAAGAAAAAGGGAACAAGGTTTGTGCCGTAGGTACCACCTCAGTACGAACGTTGGAATCATCGGTTTCTGCAACCAATTTACTCAAACCTTCTTCCGGCTGGACTAACCTGTTTGTCTATCCCCCTTATGAATTTAAAGTGGTGGACTGCCTGATTACCAATTTTCATTTGCCTCAAACCAGCCTTATTATTATGGTCTGTGCATACGCCGGTTTTGATTTGATTATGAAAGCTTATGAAGAGGCGGTGAAAGAAAAATACCAGTTTTTCAGCTACGGAGATGCCATGCTGATCTTGTAA
- a CDS encoding OmpH family outer membrane protein → MKSFLSFSAILFVVSILASCTTKTPETEIKDGSDTTKTENSGDANNGVPPPAGVKYGYLNSIQLLSLMPETEAADKKVADFTKKKEAAFKNLINKYESRAKELQSRQADIPPIEMEKYGKELADLEEQIQSMQMRAEGEIANEKDKLYAPILNKADSVVKQIGKENGYTFIYDAAALLYADTTLNILPLVKERMGIK, encoded by the coding sequence ATGAAATCATTTCTTTCTTTTTCTGCCATCTTGTTCGTTGTTTCTATTCTGGCATCGTGTACTACGAAAACACCTGAAACCGAAATCAAAGATGGGAGCGATACTACAAAAACTGAAAACTCCGGTGATGCAAACAATGGCGTTCCTCCTCCGGCTGGAGTCAAATACGGTTATCTCAATTCAATACAATTGCTTTCGTTGATGCCTGAAACCGAAGCTGCTGATAAAAAAGTAGCTGATTTTACCAAAAAAAAGGAAGCTGCTTTTAAAAATCTGATTAACAAATACGAATCCCGCGCAAAAGAACTGCAATCACGTCAGGCAGATATTCCGCCAATTGAGATGGAAAAATACGGCAAAGAATTAGCCGACCTGGAAGAACAAATTCAAAGCATGCAAATGCGGGCAGAAGGGGAAATTGCCAACGAAAAAGACAAGCTATATGCCCCGATCCTGAACAAAGCCGATTCTGTCGTCAAACAAATCGGAAAAGAAAACGGCTATACTTTTATTTATGATGCCGCCGCCCTTTTGTATGCCGATACAACCCTGAATATTCTTCCTCTTGTAAAAGAAAGAATGGGCATCAAGTAA
- a CDS encoding glycosyltransferase, whose product MTKPVPTILVAPLNWGLGHATRCVPVIAALLSRNVRVIIGGDGRSLALLRHEFPHLPVIELPSYDITYPVEGGNMAISMSVQIPKILSRIQAEQDALKRYDLKFGFDAVISDNRYGCYLKGKPSVFITHQLFIQTPGNLGFLSPLLWQLNQFFIRRFSACWIPDLPDPVQNLSGNLSHTRPLSPARFRFIGPLSRMSKDISLPVDAPIFKAAVVLSGPEPQRTIFEEMVLKQAASTTDSIAVVRGLTETNNEHRKSNLYLTDHLTTEAINRLLLRSEVVIARSGYSTLMDLAAIGKKAALVPTPGQTEQEYLAGRSMELGLYYSVAQQKFDLLNAMTQAVRYSGLLLDKKDLLTQAVESLIVQI is encoded by the coding sequence TTGACTAAACCGGTACCGACTATTTTGGTGGCCCCCCTCAATTGGGGATTAGGACATGCGACCCGATGTGTTCCGGTCATTGCTGCATTGTTGTCCCGAAATGTACGGGTCATCATCGGGGGCGATGGCAGGTCTTTAGCTTTGCTCCGACATGAATTTCCTCATCTACCGGTGATTGAACTCCCGTCTTACGACATTACCTATCCTGTTGAAGGGGGAAATATGGCTATTTCAATGTCTGTTCAGATACCTAAAATACTGTCCCGGATTCAAGCCGAACAAGATGCTCTGAAACGCTACGACTTAAAGTTTGGATTTGATGCGGTTATATCCGATAACCGTTACGGATGCTACCTCAAAGGTAAGCCGTCTGTATTTATAACCCATCAGTTATTTATACAAACTCCCGGCAACTTAGGGTTTTTGTCTCCTTTGTTGTGGCAGTTAAATCAGTTTTTTATCCGGCGGTTTTCTGCTTGCTGGATACCTGATTTGCCGGATCCGGTACAAAATCTAAGTGGCAATCTTTCACATACCCGCCCTTTATCACCGGCCCGGTTTCGTTTTATCGGCCCGCTTTCCCGTATGTCGAAAGACATTTCTTTGCCGGTTGATGCGCCAATCTTTAAAGCGGCAGTTGTGCTTTCAGGACCGGAACCACAAAGGACAATTTTTGAAGAAATGGTATTAAAACAAGCTGCTTCAACCACAGATTCAATTGCAGTTGTCAGAGGGTTGACCGAAACAAACAACGAGCATCGTAAAAGCAACCTTTACCTGACTGATCATTTGACCACGGAAGCAATTAACCGGTTGTTACTTCGGTCAGAGGTTGTCATTGCCCGATCGGGATATAGTACGCTGATGGATTTGGCTGCAATTGGTAAAAAAGCGGCTTTGGTTCCCACACCCGGTCAAACCGAACAGGAATATCTTGCCGGTAGAAGTATGGAATTAGGCTTATATTACAGTGTTGCTCAACAAAAATTCGATTTGCTAAATGCAATGACACAAGCCGTCCGGTATAGCGGACTTCTGCTTGACAAAAAGGATTTATTAACACAAGCTGTTGAAAGTCTCATTGTCCAAATATAA
- a CDS encoding ABC transporter permease: protein MFVFFKIFTEAVIQALQELWNNRLRTFLSVLGITIGIFCVIAVQMMVESVQRNIKQSFQRLGNDVVFIDRFPWDEDPSMNWWKYIRRPIPNLNEFKAIESKVPSAEAVTLRIIVQGQDLKHLNNIVENVPMAAGTHEFGNIFDLEFEDGRFFTSFESQQGSHVIILGSTLAENLFPNYAHAVGQEVKMKGKRLTVVGVLKREGKSLLGDGFDEVAFIPYNFMRRYVDPNNERMMPLIAVKAAEGVSLEQLKDDLRGVLRAERKLKPREEDNFALNQMSLLTSVIDSVFAVINIAGFLIGIFAILVGGFGIANIMFVSVKERTGIIGIKKSLGAKNFFILIEFLIEAIFLCIIGGLFGILLVWILSFVGNSFIESFKLVVSINNVRTGLLLSIIVGVLSGFVPALSAARMNPVEAIRQRF, encoded by the coding sequence GTGTTCGTTTTCTTCAAAATTTTTACCGAGGCTGTTATACAGGCCTTACAGGAGTTATGGAATAACAGATTGCGCACATTTTTATCGGTATTAGGCATAACTATTGGAATTTTTTGTGTCATTGCCGTGCAAATGATGGTGGAGAGTGTTCAGCGTAACATCAAACAATCGTTTCAGCGACTGGGGAATGATGTGGTTTTTATAGACCGTTTCCCATGGGACGAAGACCCTTCGATGAACTGGTGGAAATATATCAGACGACCGATACCTAACCTGAATGAATTTAAGGCCATTGAAAGCAAAGTGCCTTCGGCAGAAGCTGTAACCCTGAGAATAATTGTTCAGGGGCAGGATCTCAAACATCTGAATAATATTGTTGAAAATGTGCCTATGGCTGCCGGAACCCATGAATTTGGCAACATTTTCGACCTTGAATTTGAAGACGGGCGCTTTTTTACTTCCTTCGAATCACAACAAGGAAGTCATGTCATTATTTTAGGAAGCACTTTGGCCGAGAACTTATTCCCAAACTATGCGCACGCTGTCGGGCAGGAGGTGAAAATGAAAGGCAAACGTCTGACTGTTGTAGGGGTTCTGAAACGGGAAGGGAAAAGTTTGTTGGGAGATGGTTTTGACGAAGTGGCATTTATTCCTTACAATTTTATGCGGCGCTATGTTGACCCAAACAACGAGCGCATGATGCCACTCATTGCTGTAAAAGCTGCCGAAGGGGTTTCTCTCGAACAATTAAAGGACGATTTGAGAGGCGTTTTGCGTGCAGAACGAAAACTGAAACCGCGGGAAGAGGATAATTTTGCGCTCAACCAAATGAGTTTGCTTACCTCGGTGATTGACAGTGTTTTTGCCGTCATCAACATTGCCGGTTTTCTTATCGGTATTTTTGCTATTTTAGTAGGCGGATTTGGCATCGCCAATATTATGTTTGTGTCGGTCAAAGAGCGAACCGGTATCATCGGGATAAAAAAGTCGCTTGGCGCAAAAAATTTCTTTATTTTGATTGAATTTCTGATAGAAGCCATTTTCCTTTGCATTATAGGTGGTCTTTTTGGAATTTTGCTGGTTTGGATTCTAAGTTTTGTGGGCAATAGTTTTATCGAAAGTTTTAAGTTGGTCGTTTCTATCAATAATGTAAGAACCGGACTACTGTTGTCCATAATTGTCGGAGTATTGTCGGGGTTTGTTCCTGCTTTGAGTGCCGCAAGGATGAACCCCGTTGAGGCAATCAGACAACGTTTTTAA